From Staphylococcus delphini, one genomic window encodes:
- the rseP gene encoding RIP metalloprotease RseP, protein MLITLIAFIIVFGVLVFVHEFGHMYFAKRAGIMCPEFAIGMGPKIFSFRKDETLYTIRLLPVGGYVRMAGDGMEEQPVQPGMHVRIKTNDANEVTHIILDDQHKFQQIEALEVKQVDLTEGLFIEGVTADDDARHRFNIAEKAFFVQNGSLIQIAPRHRQFTHKKPYQKFLTLFAGPLFNFILALVLIIGLAYYQGAPVPKIDQVGENSPAQQIGLQKGDEIKKIGNHEIHRFNDVKKQLEATEGKSTTIVIERDGKTLEKEFSPKKVEVQTTKTSKQTNYQLGFMPERERSLFEPLLFGIQQTIEYGKIIFVAVASMIASIFTGDFSFDMLNGPVGIYKNVDTVVKTGIINLISWTAVLSVNLGIMNLLPIPALDGGRILFVIYEAIFRKPANKKAETVIIAAGAVFVLIIMVLVTWNDIQRYFL, encoded by the coding sequence GTGCTCATAACCCTTATTGCATTTATTATTGTCTTTGGTGTCCTCGTATTTGTACATGAATTTGGTCATATGTATTTCGCCAAACGTGCGGGCATTATGTGTCCTGAGTTTGCGATTGGTATGGGTCCAAAGATTTTTAGTTTTCGAAAAGATGAAACACTCTATACTATTCGTTTGCTGCCTGTAGGTGGCTACGTGCGTATGGCGGGGGACGGGATGGAAGAGCAACCTGTTCAACCCGGTATGCATGTGAGAATTAAAACAAATGACGCGAATGAAGTGACGCACATCATTTTAGATGATCAACATAAATTTCAACAAATCGAAGCGCTAGAAGTGAAACAGGTCGACTTAACGGAAGGCTTATTTATTGAAGGTGTGACGGCTGATGATGATGCACGTCATCGTTTTAACATTGCTGAAAAAGCATTCTTCGTACAAAATGGGAGTTTAATTCAAATTGCACCACGCCATCGTCAATTTACGCATAAAAAGCCGTACCAAAAGTTTTTAACACTTTTTGCAGGTCCATTATTTAATTTTATTTTAGCATTAGTGTTAATTATCGGGTTGGCGTATTATCAAGGTGCGCCGGTGCCTAAAATTGATCAAGTTGGAGAAAACTCACCCGCGCAACAAATTGGCTTGCAAAAAGGTGATGAAATTAAAAAAATCGGTAATCATGAGATTCATCGTTTTAATGATGTGAAAAAGCAACTTGAAGCAACAGAAGGCAAGTCGACAACCATCGTCATTGAACGTGACGGTAAAACGCTTGAAAAAGAATTCTCACCGAAAAAAGTAGAAGTTCAAACAACAAAAACAAGTAAACAAACAAATTATCAACTTGGCTTTATGCCTGAAAGAGAACGTTCACTGTTTGAACCGCTTCTATTCGGCATCCAACAGACGATTGAATACGGTAAAATTATTTTCGTTGCTGTGGCCAGTATGATCGCGAGTATTTTTACAGGTGACTTTAGTTTTGATATGTTAAATGGTCCAGTCGGTATCTACAAAAATGTCGATACGGTCGTTAAAACAGGGATTATCAACTTGATCAGTTGGACAGCTGTATTAAGTGTGAACTTGGGAATTATGAATTTATTACCCATCCCTGCACTAGATGGTGGACGTATTTTATTCGTGATTTACGAAGCAATATTTAGAAAACCTGCCAATAAAAAAGCCGAAACAGTTATTATTGCAGCAGGTGCGGTTTTTGTATTAATCATCATGGTGCTCGTCACTTGGAATGATATACAACGTTATTTCTTATAA